CGCTCATCCTTCCTCCATCCAGTCAGGTGCAGGCGGTCATCATGCCACACTCGCGGCCTTTTGCAAATGGCCGGCGGGGCCAGCATTGACAAAGATGACACCTGGCGTAAAATTCTTTGCATCTTTGAGCAACACGATCGTCAACTCATCCGGCAAAGGAAACGGTCCTCCATGAAATATACCTGCCTGATTCTGTTCGTCCTCATTCTGGGTCAGACCCCGGCCTTCGGCGCCAAGCAGATGGAAAATCTCGGCGCCATCACCCCGACGACAGTCGATGATTTCCACAAGGTCATCGATAACCGCTGCGGCATCTGCCACTCCCGCGAGCGCGTGGATGTGGCCATTGCCCAGCGTCGGTCCCTCGAAAAACTGCAGCAGCAGATGATCGAGCGGGGAGCGGTTCTCGACCCCCGCGACAAAGAAGTGCTGGGCACCTTCTGGGGCCGCCCCTTCGCGGGCGAGGACAAACCCGCCCCGCAACCGGTCCATTAGCCCTGCCGCCGTCTTTTTACCGCCAACACGCCAGCCTCGCGGCCACTTCCCTCTGGACTGTCATGCATCAGATCAAAAACTGGCCCGCCGACGAGCGGCCACGGGAGAAGCTTCTGCACAAAGGGCCCGAAGCCCTGAGCGATGCCGAACTTCTCGCCCTCATCCTGCGCACCGGCGACGCCTCCAGCCGCTGCAGCGCCCTTGACCATGCGCGCCAGCTGCTGGCGCGTTTCTCCACCTTACGCAGCATGGCCCAGGCTTCAGTGACGGAGCTGTGCGAACTCAAGGGAATCGGCCCGGCCAAGGCGGCCGAGCTCAAGGCCGTCTTCGAACTGGCCCGCCGCTTCGCCGCGGCGCCTTTGCAGCCCGGGGAAAAATTCAGCTGCGCCGAAGAGGTCTTCCAGCATTTTCACGAGCGCCTGCGGGATCGGAAAAAAGAGGTTTTTCTGACGGTGCTGCTCGACAGCAAGAACCGGGTGATCCGTGAAATCCAGGTTTCGGAAGGGAGTCTCTCGGCCAGCATTGTCCATCCCCGGGAGGTCTTCGCTCCGGTGGTGCGGGAATCGGCGGCGGCCCTTCTGCTGGTGCACAATCACCCCTCCGGCGACCCCTCCCCGAGCCGGGAAGATCTCGACATCACCAGCCGCCTCCGCAGCGCCGGCGAACTCATGGGGGTCAGGGTGCTCGATCACATCATCATCGGCAATGGCACCTATGTCAGTCTGGCCGACCGCGGCCTCATGTCCTGACCCACTTCGGCGTACTCGAAAAAGCTTTTCTGCGGCAGGCGCACTTCCTGCTGCAGGAGCAGGTCATTGATCTCGGCCGGTCCGTAATATTCGGCTTCGGCGGCGCGGCCGTGGGGCAGCAGGAAGCCGAACTGGGGCACAAAGGTGTTGCGCTTGACCGAATGATCCAGAGTCAGCCCGGCGATGGCCAGAATGTTGCGCTCGCCGCTGTCGAAGGAATCGGTCAGGTAGGAGGCCAGCCGGTGAAACTGCCGCCAGGTGTTGATGTCGGCAAGGCGGCGGTGGGGGCGTTCGGAGGTCACGATGTCCGGCAGGAAATCGAAGACGGTCACCTCCAGCATCGCCTTGATGTCCTGGCTCTGCGGATCAAGGGCACGACTGAAGACAAAATATTCGGCGCCGAGCAGGCTGCCGATGGCTTGGGGCTCGGCGCCCAGGCCAGCCAGCACCACTTCGTTTTTTTCCACGAAGGCCGGATGCAGGCGGTAGACCTTGCCGTGACTTGAATCCCGCAGGGCTTCGCCGTCCACCAGGCGACGCAGATGCAGGACGATGCGGGCCTCATCGCTCTGACCGTGCCGAAAGAGATATTTGTAGGGGATCTCAACCTTGAGCCCGCCGACCCCGCGAAAGAGGCGGATGGAGGCGGCCGCCCGCCGGTAGATGACCAGATAGCCTTCCAGCAAACGATAGAGCGCGCTGCAGCAGGGGGCGACCTCGCCGTGAATCCGTTCGACATAGCCGATGCCCTCTTCCTCCCGGATGCCATGATGGCTGCCGCCCAGGATGACAAGATCCTGGCCGTGATGGGAGGCCGGCACCAGGCGCTGGGGATCGAGCAGTCCGCCGACGCGGCCGAGGTTGAAGACCGGACAGTCAAAGACATAGCCGAACAGGGCCTTCTTGATCCCCTGGCTTTCGTCCGAGCACTGCCAGACGGCAGGCAGAATCTGGCGGAACCCTTTATGGGCGGCGAGAGCGTTCATGCGGCCATAAAGTTCCATCAGTTCCATGGGGGACTGGTGCAGAAAGGGTTCGGCAGGGGGGGATATCGGCATGACTCGTCTCCTTTTTCAGGAAGAATAACACTGTTATACCAAGGATGCCAGGCCTAACCTCCCGATTAACCGCTTGAATTGCTGACCGAGATCATGATATTTTACCTTTCGACACACCTCACCAGGCCGGGGGAAACCAACCCGGCTTGTTTTTTTCCAGCAACCGCCAGACCGTGGATAAACCTGTGACCTCACCGATCGTGCCCCCCGCCGCCAAAACCCGACCCGAACTCTTGTCCCCCGCCGGCAGCCTGGAGGCCTTTTTCGCCGCCATGGAAGCGGGCGCTGACGCCGTCTATGCCGGCCTGCGCGATTTTTCCGCCCGCGCCAAGGCGCGCAATTTCACCCTCGGCGACATGGAGAGGATGCTGGCCTACGCCCATGGGCAGGGGCGCAAGGTCTATGTCACCCTCAATACCCTGGTCAAAGAGACGGAACTGCCGCAACTGGTCGACACCCTGAGCGCCCTGGAGGCCATGGGCATCGACGCCGTCATTCTGCAGGATCTGGCCGTGTGGCGTCTGGCCCGCGAGCACTTTCCCGGTCTGGAGCTGCACTCTTCCACCCAGATGACGGTGCACAACGCCGCCGGCGTCCGCATGCTCGAACGCATGGGCTTTACGCGGGCGGTGCTGGCTCGGGAGCTGAGCCTGGCCGAGATCACTGCCATTCGCGCCCAGACCAGCATGGAGCTGGAGCACTTCATCCACGGTGCCCTCTGCTTCTGCTTTTCGGGCCAGTGCTATTTCTCCTCCTATCTCGGTGGCAAAAGCGGCAACCGCGGGCGCTGCGCCCAACCCTGCCGGCGCCGCTACCGCTATCGCCAGCAGGAGGGCTACTACTTCTCCACCAACGACCTCTCCGCCATCGATCTGCTGCCGGAGCTCACCGAGGCGGGCATCATCAGCCTGAAGATCGAGGGACGCATGAAGAGCGCCGAGTACGTCTCCAACGTGGTGTCTGCCTACCGCCTGGCCCTGGACGCGACCCCCGCCCAGCGGGCCGAAGCGGTGCGCCAGGCGAAGGAGCATCTCAAGGCCTCCTTCGGCCGCAACCCGACCAAGGGCTTTCTGCCCGGCGGCATCCCGCACGACATCGCCATCCCCTCCGTCAAGGGGGCCACGGGCCGCTTTCTCGGCGAAGTCAGCCAGGTCAAAGGGGGAACCATCTCGTTCAAGACCCGCGACCGTCTTCATATCGGCGACCGTCTACGCATTCAGCCCAAAACAGACAAAGCGGGCACGGCTTTCACCATCAAGGAACTCCAACAGGGACGCCGGGCAGTCAAGAAAGTGGCGGCGGGCACCTTTGTCTCCGTGCCTTCCCCCTTTGAAAACACCTTCAAGGCGGGGGACGCCGTTTTCAAGGTCTCGTCCGAACAGGCTTTCACCCTGAGCGAAGCCGCCTGCCGCCGCAAGCTGGAGCAGGCCGGCCCTGTTCTCGACAAGGTCGACCTGACCGTCTCTCTGGCGGCAGCTCGCCTGACCCTGCGCGCCCAGGTCGGCGACTTCGACCTGGAGCAGAGCTTCCCCGTCGAAACCTTTGCCGCCGAAGAAAGTCCCCTCAGCCACCAGACCCTGGAGGCAGTTTTCGCCAAATGCGGTCCGGAGCCTTTCCAGCTGGGCGAGCTTGCCACCGGCGAGCTGCCGCCGGTGATCATCCCGCCCAGCCAGCTCAAGCAGATCCGCCGCGATTTCTATCAGCAGCTCGCCCAGGCGCTGCGCCGTGAACGTCAGACCCGGCAGAACCGCCGGCGTCAGGCCGCCCTCGCTGCCCTGCTGCCGGCCGGACCGCCCCTGCAGGAACGACGCCAGCTCACCCTGGGCTTGCGCGATCCGCGGGATATCGGCTTGCTCCTCGACCCGGACGTGGACCGGGTCATGCTGCCGCTGACCCCGTCCAACGTCAACCAGCTGCGCCTCGGCAAGGGCCTGAGCGGCAAAGAAGACCGCATTATCTGGGATATCCCTTTTGTGCTGCTGGGAAACCAATGGGACGATACCCGCAAAGCCATCAAGATCCTGGTCAGCCGCGGCTTCAGCCATTTCAGCCTGGGCAATCTCGGGCATTTTCCGCTTTTTGACGGGCTCGACGGCCTGCATCTGCACGCCAGCTACCGCCTCTTCAGCCTGAACAGCCAGGCTATTCTCGCCTGGCGTGAGCTGGGGGCCGAGGAAGTGTCCGTCTATATCGAGGACGACCGGGACAACCTGGCCGAACTGCTGGCGCGAGACACGGGCGTTTCCGCCGCCGCCACCGTCTATACCCGCGTCCCCCTTATCACCTCGCGCATTCCGATCCGCTCGGTGCGCGCCGATCAGCCGGTGCTTTCCGACCGCGGCGACACCTACCGGGTCGACCAGCGCGGCGGCCTTACAGTTCTCTCCTCCACCGTCGACTTCTCGCTGCTCGGGCAGCTGGATGTTCTGCAGTCCCTGGGCTGCCACCGTTTTATCGTCGACCTCTCCCACCTGGGCCCCCACTCTCCCGAAGGCAAAAAAGTGCTGCAGGTGCTCAAAAAGGGGGGAGAGGTGCCGGGAACCTCTTCCTTCAACTTCGAGCAGGGCCTGGAATAGGAGCGGGGGCCATGCCAGGCACGTCGGAATATCTTCTCCTCGTCGAAAAGACCGCCGTCGAGCCGGAGGGGCTGGCAGATGTCCTCCGCTTTTTGTTGGCGCAGTACGGACTCGACAGCTATCAGGCCCGCCAGCGCCTGCTCGGCGCCGGCAAAGCCCTGCTGGCCCGGGGTGACCACGACCGCCTGACCGCCATGGCCGCGCCTCTGCAGCAGGCGGGTGTCGCCGTCTGGGTCGTGCAGCCAACCCGACCCACCTTCGCGCCCGCCCGGGTGCGGGAGATCCGCCTTACCCCGGAGACCCTTTATTTCACAACCGAAAAAGGCACGACCGCGCTGCCCCGGGGAGCCACCGTCCTGGCTGTGCTGGCCGACCTAAGCGGCACCCTGGCCAAACGCCACATCAAGAACCTCTTGGCCCAAAACGCCTACCGCGGCCAGGAGCACATCGTCCCTCTCGATTCCCGCCAACACTATCGCATCATCCTGCGGGCCCAGCCTGTACTCGACGTCTACCTGTTGGATGACGACGGGCGGATCGCCGAAGCCCTGCGTTTTGTACCCGGGCGCTTCAACCCCCAAGGGCTGGGTGAGCGGGCGGGCCTGAGTGGGGCGGAAAACCTCCATCAGCTGGTTCAGCTTTTGCGCCGCCAGACCGACGACTTTACCCTGAACACCGAATTCGGCCTGGCCCAGCTCCCCGGCTGTCTGCTCGACGAAACGAAACTCGGCGAAAAAGCGTCACCGGAGAATCTCAACCGGCTCACCCTCTTCGGCTGGCGCCTGGCCGATCTGCGGCGGGCTCAGGCCGAGGCGAAACCAGGCAAACCCGAACCGGAGGCAGGAGTCGCCCCCCTGCTGGCGGCCGTCGCCGGCGTAACGAAGATGGACGAGGCGGCTGCCGAAACGGAGCCCACGACGGCACCCAACCCTTCCTCCTGGCGGGGCCTGCCGCCCCCACCGCCGGATACCCGCCAATCGCGGCACTTTTTCACGCGGCCCATCGCGGTCTTTTTTACCATGGCGGCCGTCGGCGCTGGTTTCGCCCTGCTTATGGGGCATAACAACCGGCTGCTGGGCGAATTCTTCCGCCAGGGGATCAGAACCGGCGTGCTGCCAGCCCTCCTTTCCGCCATTCTGCTGGCGAGCGGCTTTCATTTCATCCGCCTCAAGCGTCTGCTGGAAAACACCCCCACCAGCCGCATACGCTCCCTGGCCCTGGGAATGGTCGAGGTCCACGGTCGCGCCCGGCGGCGCTATGCCCTGGTCTCCCCCATGACCCAGTCCCCCTGCGTCTATTACCGCCTGAAAAAATACCGGCGCGACGATCGTAACCACACCTGGAACCTGGTGAGCACGCAGGACAGCGGCTACGTCCCTTTTCTGCTCGACGACGGCAGCGGCCGCGTCATCATCGACCCCCAGGGCGCTCGCGTGCGGCCCAAGTCGAGCCAGGAAGGCTACCCCGGCCAGACGAGCCTGCTCGTGCGGGGCAAGGACCCCGATGAAAAATGGGTGGAGGAGTTGATTCACGAGGGGAGCCCGGTCTATATTCTCGGACAGGCCTACCAGGAGCGCTCCCCGGCACCGACCCTGCGGGAACGCACCCGCGCGATTCTGCAGGGCTATAAGCAGGATGCGGCGAAACGGCAGCAGTTCGATAAAAACCGGGACGGCCATCTCAGCCCGGACGAATGGGACGAGGCGCGGCAGGCCGCTGAAGAAGAGGCCCTGCACCAGGCGCTTCATGCCACCGACAGCCGCGGGCGGGGCACGGTGATTATCGGCCGCGATCCGCACCGCCGCCTGCCCTTCATCATCGCCGAAACACCCTCGGAGGCGCACCTGACCCGCA
The sequence above is a segment of the Desulfuromonas sp. KJ2020 genome. Coding sequences within it:
- the radC gene encoding DNA repair protein RadC; translation: MHQIKNWPADERPREKLLHKGPEALSDAELLALILRTGDASSRCSALDHARQLLARFSTLRSMAQASVTELCELKGIGPAKAAELKAVFELARRFAAAPLQPGEKFSCAEEVFQHFHERLRDRKKEVFLTVLLDSKNRVIREIQVSEGSLSASIVHPREVFAPVVRESAAALLLVHNHPSGDPSPSREDLDITSRLRSAGELMGVRVLDHIIIGNGTYVSLADRGLMS
- a CDS encoding DUF3656 domain-containing protein — protein: MTSPIVPPAAKTRPELLSPAGSLEAFFAAMEAGADAVYAGLRDFSARAKARNFTLGDMERMLAYAHGQGRKVYVTLNTLVKETELPQLVDTLSALEAMGIDAVILQDLAVWRLAREHFPGLELHSSTQMTVHNAAGVRMLERMGFTRAVLARELSLAEITAIRAQTSMELEHFIHGALCFCFSGQCYFSSYLGGKSGNRGRCAQPCRRRYRYRQQEGYYFSTNDLSAIDLLPELTEAGIISLKIEGRMKSAEYVSNVVSAYRLALDATPAQRAEAVRQAKEHLKASFGRNPTKGFLPGGIPHDIAIPSVKGATGRFLGEVSQVKGGTISFKTRDRLHIGDRLRIQPKTDKAGTAFTIKELQQGRRAVKKVAAGTFVSVPSPFENTFKAGDAVFKVSSEQAFTLSEAACRRKLEQAGPVLDKVDLTVSLAAARLTLRAQVGDFDLEQSFPVETFAAEESPLSHQTLEAVFAKCGPEPFQLGELATGELPPVIIPPSQLKQIRRDFYQQLAQALRRERQTRQNRRRQAALAALLPAGPPLQERRQLTLGLRDPRDIGLLLDPDVDRVMLPLTPSNVNQLRLGKGLSGKEDRIIWDIPFVLLGNQWDDTRKAIKILVSRGFSHFSLGNLGHFPLFDGLDGLHLHASYRLFSLNSQAILAWRELGAEEVSVYIEDDRDNLAELLARDTGVSAAATVYTRVPLITSRIPIRSVRADQPVLSDRGDTYRVDQRGGLTVLSSTVDFSLLGQLDVLQSLGCHRFIVDLSHLGPHSPEGKKVLQVLKKGGEVPGTSSFNFEQGLE
- a CDS encoding E3 ubiquitin ligase family protein, translating into MPGTSEYLLLVEKTAVEPEGLADVLRFLLAQYGLDSYQARQRLLGAGKALLARGDHDRLTAMAAPLQQAGVAVWVVQPTRPTFAPARVREIRLTPETLYFTTEKGTTALPRGATVLAVLADLSGTLAKRHIKNLLAQNAYRGQEHIVPLDSRQHYRIILRAQPVLDVYLLDDDGRIAEALRFVPGRFNPQGLGERAGLSGAENLHQLVQLLRRQTDDFTLNTEFGLAQLPGCLLDETKLGEKASPENLNRLTLFGWRLADLRRAQAEAKPGKPEPEAGVAPLLAAVAGVTKMDEAAAETEPTTAPNPSSWRGLPPPPPDTRQSRHFFTRPIAVFFTMAAVGAGFALLMGHNNRLLGEFFRQGIRTGVLPALLSAILLASGFHFIRLKRLLENTPTSRIRSLALGMVEVHGRARRRYALVSPMTQSPCVYYRLKKYRRDDRNHTWNLVSTQDSGYVPFLLDDGSGRVIIDPQGARVRPKSSQEGYPGQTSLLVRGKDPDEKWVEELIHEGSPVYILGQAYQERSPAPTLRERTRAILQGYKQDAAKRQQFDKNRDGHLSPDEWDEARQAAEEEALHQALHATDSRGRGTVIIGRDPHRRLPFIIAETPSEAHLTRNYGLTAIPLFLAAVAAAFWSLTRLVPLLTGP